The proteins below come from a single Aquarana catesbeiana isolate 2022-GZ linkage group LG12, ASM4218655v1, whole genome shotgun sequence genomic window:
- the HEXIM1 gene encoding protein HEXIM1, with protein sequence MAEVGVQEPSLPCQSLAGGETLLGSQEGSGWPPEEERGECPRRSTHPSSPSFLEPEEDDDSRVGDSHEPEGPWRELGRKRHRRLPSKKKRSWKPYNKLTWEEKKRLEERESQRASKMRAEMFAKGQPVAPYNTTQFLMEDHGLEEPDLCPPPKRAPAALPPLHMDSTEEDEEEDGTGSDGMASDDGTNFLQKDFSETYEKYHVESLQDMSKQELIREYMELEKCMSRMEEENNRLRSQQADPPRLHELEMELEKLKEENRRLRRGQQVVADSMGH encoded by the coding sequence ATGGCTGAAGTGGGAGTCCAGGAGCCAAGCTTGCCCTGCCAAAGTTTGGCAGGTGGGGAAACCCTGCTGGGCAGCCAAGAAGGGAGTGGGTGGCCcccggaggaggagagaggggagtgcCCGAGGAGGAGTACCCACCCCTCCTCCCCGTCCTTCCTCGAGCCGGAGGAGGACGACGACAGCCGGGTGGGCGACAGCCATGAGCCGGAGGGGCCCTGGAGGGAGCTGGGCAGGAAGAGGCACCGCCGGCTGCCCTCCAAGAAGAAGAGGTCCTGGAAGCCGTATAACAAGCTGACCTGGGAGGAGAAGAAGCGCCTGGAGGAGAGGGAGTCGCAGCGGGCGTCCAAGATGCGGGCCGAGATGTTCGCCAAGGGCCAACCGGTGGCCCCTTACAACACCACCCAGTTCCTGATGGAGGACCACGGCCTGGAGGAGCCCGACCTGTGCCCGCCGCCCAAACGGGCCCCCGCCGCCCTGCCGCCCCTCCACATGGACAGCacggaggaggacgaggaggaggacggcACGGGCAGCGACGGCATGGCCAGCGACGACGGCACCAACTTCCTGCAGAAGGACTTTTCTGAGACCTACGAGAAGTACCATGTGGAGAGCCTGCAGGACATGAGCAAGCAGGAGCTGATCCGGGAGTACATGGAGCTGGAGAAGTGCATGAGCCGCATGGAGGAGGAGAACAACCGCCTGAGGTCACAGCAGGCCGACCCCCCCAGGCTCCACGAACTGGAGATGGAGCTGGAGAAGCTCAAAGAGGAGAACCGGCGGCTGCGGAGGGGGCAGCAGGTGGTGGCTGACTCTATGGGGCActga